The window CCTGGCCCTAACCTGTCCATAACCATGACTGATTGCTCTTTCAGGGGGTTAGCAAACTAACCCGTTGCTAGAATGTAGGTCAGGCAGAAAGAGGTAATTTATAGTgaaactggggcgggggggggggcgggggctgtgCACTGCGAGTGGGTATATTAAGAACTGTCTGCATGGCTTGTAACTCAATTCTCGCACTGAATGAGCGATCCGAACCCTTTGCAAGATGTGTTCATGTGCCCTAGCCATGTGGCAAGTGCTAGGAATGCTAAGCATGGGGCAACGTCACACATGCCCCAAGCGCACACAGCTGACATTACTGGGACCCGAACCTCCTGTATGGTGCAATTTTAATACTATGTTCTGCTTCCCATTTAACACTGCATGAGAAGAGCAAGAAACCTCCTCCTAGATATGCAGGAGTGGCGATACCAGTGTGAATGTGAGGTGCGTGTCTCTGTAATGTTCAACAACATGAGGTCTTTTctatgcacactgttgttattactaCGCGCCTTTTGGATCTTTCCGCGTGAACAGGTCCCTCTTCTGTCAATAAATGTACTCTAGTAATCTGCTTTGTTAAAGAGGCATCACTTGAGGTATCTCGTATTCTGCATCTTGTTTCTTCTGCCACCTCCCCCAGGTATCGGGGTCAaagttatagaatcatagagtttgaagggatctccagggtcatctagcccaaccccctgcacaatgcaggacattcacaataCCTCCCTCACCACACtcacagtgacccttgctccatgcccagaagatggcaaaaaacctccaggatccctggccaaactggccaggACTTGTAGAGTTATGTGACCTAAAGTCTGCATGCTAAATTGCACTATGATCACCATAGATGTCTCGAGATAGTTATTTGAACTTGGAACGTCCAATTGCATCCTGAACATGCACACCAAATCTCCCCCTACTCTTGCAGTGTTCAAGGGAGTTATTTTGTTGCAGTGCCAAATAAAGAGTGAAGGCTATGATCTCACTTGACTCTCCCAGCCACTTGCTTACTCCTTTGTACATAGCTgacctgatttttttcccctgttctagGCAATACCTGTTTTGTAACTCATCTCCTGTCAAAAAGGTTGCCAGGAACTAGTAGGTTCCCTTCTGTCCTGTAGAACAAGTATGTGAATGTATGTTGGCAAGCGTTAGTCTTTGGCTGTAGGCTTTATTTGCTGTGAAGAACGCGCTGGCTTGTTCAAATCGGTCTGTAAAAGTTGGCGCCATTCTCCCCTTGAGGTTGTACATGCTGCAATAATAAAAAATCCACACCTGGAAGAATTTCCATACTGAGGAGCTCTGGAATCCACTTCGTAAACCTGCGTCTCCTAAACCCTCCTGTCTGTTTCCCTTGGCAGGCCTCCCATGTATGCACCTGTAGAACTCCTTGCAAAGAGAGTTGCAAAGAGAAACCATGGAGGCCTTTTGTTACACTGAGCGTTTGAGCTGCTAGAAGCCTCTTATCGTACATTTCACTATTTATTTCTTACACATTCCTGATTTTCAAGACAGCGTTGGTAGCTTAGCAGTTAGAAATCTTTGATCGAGAGACCCCTAACGCTTCCCAGTAACAGATAATAgaacaaaacattatttaaatagTCCAACTTTGCAGTACTCTACTCGCTCCCCTCTTAAGTGCCTTCAGGTCTTATATTTATGGACATAATGCTGCTTTATACAGTCAGACTGTTGGTCTGTCTAGCTCGCTTTAGTCTACACTAACTGGCAGAAATGCTCCAGGGTCttttcccaacacctgctaccCTGacatctttaactggagatgttggggactgaaTTTGGGACATGTGTACAAATTGAACCATGGCTCCTTTTTGATTAGCTCCCCTGTTCTCTAACGCTTCCACCCTCTTTTTATTGTCCTTTATCTTCCATTAAGGGTCCTTGACCAGGTTCTCTGTCCCTCTGATTTGTCTCCTGGGACATCTTTCTAAACCTCGGGCATCCCTTGTTTGAGTCTTTAATCCCAGCCAGACTGGCCATGTTCTGTTCCCTCACAGAGGCTGTATTGCAAATTGCTTCCTTCCTTGAGCAACTGAACATTCCGAGCTAATCTATGTTGAGGGTTTCACCAGCACAAGCAGGATGCAATATATATTCACTTTTCTGTCATCCCAGATGCTATATTACAGTGCCTCTTCCTGTACTATCTTTCATCTGTGCGTGCTTGGCAAATTACTGGTTcaaagcatggtgtagtggttagactgggagacctaggttcaaatccgcactctgacatggaagcttgctggagaaccttgggcctaacctacctcataggcttGTTATAAGAGTAAAAtggagagagaagaatgatgtacgccactttgggtccccatggggtagggttgccaggccccctcaatctcccagcgagggatcggggcctggctcctacctctCTTCTGAAAGGGGGTGTGCATGCGtgaagtgtgatgacatcacttccgggaagtgacaccatcatgcagcGCCCCCGCCGAGTGCTCAGACTCTGCAGGGGCTCGCGTTTTGGGCtgatgtggagtgcaggaacgttcctgcactccacagcggccaaAAATGCAACccgcggatcgggcctgttttgaggcgttgcagagcacaggagcgttcctgcactccgcagcacctcaaaacgggcccgttttggcctggattgggcccatcttgagctgctgtggagtgcgggagcgctgcTGCGCGCCACAGCGTTccaaaatgggttggatccacgGGAGCGTGCAGTTCCGCAGGGGAGCGCGCACAGAGGGTGCGCACCCCCCTGCTGACCAGGttagtgggggcagggtgtggggggcgagggcgggggatcccccaccaccactgggggtctggcacccctaccgtgggggagaaaggcggggtatgaatgaagtaaaatcaataaaatgaaaacaaatattcAGATAACATGGAAGGGAGAATCTTGCAAAGATAATTTGCTACCTACTAGGTGGAGCTTGAAGAATTGTGAGTTATTCTTTACTGGCAGACAgatttatttatggcatttatagtccacctttctcactgagactcaaggcagattacatagcgtgagattagtacaatcagtatcaaggacatttccatacagtgtcagggacatttccataaacagctGTGCAAAATATCTGGATACGTGATAAAGGTTGCTTTACTGTTTGGCTTTTCCTGGGGTCAGGTGACGGGACATGCGATGCACCCTTAAGTCCTTTCTGAAATAAGAGATACCGCACAAAAGTAGAAGAGTCCAAAACTGCCtgcaatagaggaatggttgataaaggtGTTGGAATGTGCTATGATGGCTTAACTTACTGTattgattagagagaagacaataAGTTTTAATGCtgaatggaaaccccttatagattTTTTTATACGAGATGGACAATAATGATTTGAAGATTTGTGGACTTATCGACTAAGGAATTTAGATATTGGCAAAAGAGAgcctttatttttaacatagaGTAAGAGGAAATatgaaaaatatatttatatttgttgtggagaaaatcagaagcctttctttgttttttatattttgtctgtatgttctgttattttattttgtttgattagtttttgtgtaactatttttatgcttttttaaTTACATAAAACTGttaataaataacaaaaaaagtGAAATAACAGATACCAGATGTATTTGATGGTCAGTAGCCATAATGATCcttaaatatttgtgtgtgtgtgtggttgtgtgTTTTGTGTATTCTGAAGTCAGGCTCTGTTTTGTGTTTTTAGGGTTTACAACAGCACAAGAACAAAGATCAGAAACATGGCAGCAATCCCGTCAAGCGGCTCCCTTGTGGCAACCCACGACTACTACCGAAGTAAGAATGGAGAGCAGGGTGGGGAGACGATGGCTTGGTGGAAGGGCATCTGCTTTGAAGGCGGAAGTTCCCGGCTTCCCTCTCCATTTGAAGGACCTTGGACAGGAGAGCTCAGAAAAGACCTTAGGAGACGCAGCCAGTTGGCCAGTCCCAGGCTATCTGGACCAGTGGTTAACTGTGCATAAGATAACTTCATATGTTCACTGGCTCAGCCTTGAATTTTGGGGCAATGTTAATAAGGACGCAGGGATGACCTTCTGCTAACAAAGGGGAAATAAAAGCGGCCTTCCCATTGGGTTGGCGTTCTGGCCTTGTGTCTCTGAAGCTGTCCTACTTTTGATGGGGGCAAACTGTCAAGGTTCTTCAACGCCCTCCCCcggtttatattttatttagcaTATTCTTAATCTTGCTTTCCTCCCCACTAAAGTGGCTTGTGAAAATGCAATTTTAAACGATATGTAAAACAGGTTTAAACACAGACCAAAGACAAAATAAACAAGACATCCTGCGTTGTTTGCCCACCAGGTTAATCCACCTGGCCACAATCACAGGCTATAATCTATGGGGCAGGAGCCCTTAAGCTCTTGCCCATTTGCTTGCACCCAAGAGCACCCTAGCCATGCCCAGGCTATACGCTGCAAGTACTAGAGAAACAACTGGGCGAACACTTAGCGGGAATGTCATAGACTTATAAGATGTTCAGCAGTATGAATTGAGAACTTGCCTCTCCATCCCAATATTAAATATATCCCAGCTTTGCAATTGGGAGCCAGCGACCTCCTACCATCCTGAAACTCGAATGCTACAGCCTGACTGTGTGCCGCCTGcaccctctctccctttccccaattAAATAGCCTCATAGCCCTTTCTGGTTCCCTGTCTTCGAAAAGAGCGAGGGTCTCCTTAGGAACCTTCTGTCTTCTGAACACTGCTGTGCCATTCTTCCATGGGGATAGTCTAGGACAGTGATCTTCTTCCTCTCCAAACACGAGACCCTGTGATCTGTAAGCATGTGACAGGAAGCCACATGACATCATCGTTGCACAACAGGAAAAGGAGGGGCCAAAGTTATGACATCACTGGTGTCAAAGCCAGGAACTGTCCTCTTCATCAGTGGGTGCTCTCATCTTATGGACTTGTTGCTCCTCTCTGCATGCATGCAGAGGCGCACGTCACCTTTACATGCTCCATTGCAGTTCCTTCCAAGAGGCAGCAAAAAGGTCCCTCTATAAAGATTCATGACCTACCGGAGGGTCCGAACCCATTGGCTAAAAACCACAGGCGAATTCCCATAAAGAAGCGTCATTTCACATGTACGGAGTAGAAAAATCGTGGCTTGGTTCCACCGGACTGCTTTCTGCAGATGAAAGAATTTCTGCCTGCATAGCACGGTCTCCTCAATCTCTGGCTGCAGCTCAAAATGCACTCTGGGATGCCACTCCAGGGATGGGAAAGGCATTTTGGGTTTCAGTGGGAGGGAAGAAGCCAGGAGGACTCACTCCATAGGCAGACATCTGTGGAAGTAATCTGATGGCTTCCCCAGATCTGCGTTTTGCAAGAAAAGATTCCCTAAGCAGGATATTGTGTCCCCTTCTGCCTTTGTAGGTCCCTGTGATAGGTCaaatctgggtgtgtgtgtgttcagtaggctataaggagagagagagagagaaggcattGCTGTCAAACAGACTCCTTAAAAGGCTGAATCTAACAACTTGGCTAAACAGAGGCTGTTTTTAGACACAAGCCAAAGGCCTGCTTGCAGAATTTTGTTTGTCGTTCTCAGTTCCTGGCCCAGTAATTTCATCTAAAGGGTGGCATTGTTAGCAATTGCCCCTGTCTCCCCATCTGAGTTTCTGCTGAGAACAGCCGTTGGACTGGAGAGCAGCTATTTGGCTGAGAGCAAaaattgtgggggtttttttaggGTTTCCTTAAAACCTAGTAGACAGTAAAACACACTACAATGCTTTCCATCCCTGCACATTGGGTGTGAAAGGTTACTAATAACTGTCCAGTGTTTCACAACGTGTGTGTGGCAGTGGGTGctaggaagggagagagagcaaGACCTCAGTCTTCCCTTCCTTGCAAGAAGTCTTTTTGGAGCAATGGTTTGACCTCGGAGCCGAGTCAGTGAGTGTCCCTCTGTCTAAGCCCATATTTCTGCCAAGAGGAAATGAGTTTTCACGTGTTTTATGGGCCCTGATTTAAGGCAGGGAATTTAAACTCCCCGTGACATTTCCTGAGCCTGAAGTGGGTCCATATCGTTTTTTGGGGCAAACATGGCGCTTCCAGCGAAGACGTATAAAACGCATTTTTCATTACCCCCTCGGGGTAAACAACATCCCTGTTTTAGGTCAGGCAAACAGAGCCAGGACAGAGGCTTCAGCTTGCCTGCCTCCTAATCTAAATCTAGTATCTGTGCCATTTTTAGGACGAAAAATGCTTGGGCGTTCATTCAAAGAAACCTGAGCGTCTCTAGCTCGGCACATAGAAATGTCTTTGGGCTCCTTCTGAGGCATggcatgttctttttaaaaaaatgttttggtctgCCTGTAAAAGGGTAATTTCCTTGAAGTAACATTCACGGTTGTGTTCTAGACAAACACAAGTCGGCACAAGCCCTGAAGCTCCAGTAGCTATGCTGGACTAGGAGAAGGCCTCTTTCACAGTGTTAATTGGTGAACAGTTGTCATGGATTCCTTGAGAACGATTAAGGAGTTTCTTGTCTGAAGCCCGTCCAACAGGAAACAGTATGGCCACTGGGACGTTGGTGCTTTCCTATGGCTCTTTCCTGCCTGAGTGAGGCTTAATTGTCTCTGCTCTATCCAAATGTTCTCCTGCGTCATTTGAACCCATAGCATTTCCCCGCTTGCACAAAACAGTGTCGAAACACAGGGTTAAAATTAGGTACGGCAGCAAATTGGGCATAGCAGAAACTGAGCATGAGCAATCAGTTTAAAAGAGTGCGTGGCAGAGTGGTTAGTGTCAGGcaaggatgtgggagacccaggttcgaatccccgctgccatgaaagtttgctggatgaccttgggccagtcacgcacactACCTCCTGGGTTGTtgcgagaataaaatggaggagtagaTAATGATGTATGCCTCTTTGGGGTGCCCATGGATCTAACTACAGCTATGAAATAATTCAGAGGTCCTGCAGGGCATATTGTGGGAGGCACTGCCCATCAATTATAGTGCTCTTCCACAGCAATTGAGCATTGCTTGGGAATGCTGGAAGGCGCTCTCAGGTGCTGCCCTGTGCAAATCCTGCCCCGTCTCCAATCGCAGTGGGATAGTCCAATAAAGGGCAACGTTTGGACTAACTCGGGGCCTAATCCATTTTGCAGGGCGTCTGGGTTCCAcatccagcaacagctcctgtgGAAGTGCTGAGTACTCTGGGGAAGTGATCCCACACCATCCGGGTAAGTATCCGGGCTCAGCGTGAAGTCGGCGCTCCGGGGACCTTTGGTGGGTGTGGCCAAGTTGGGCTATCTCTGCAGAGGTTCTCTGAATCTTCTAAGGGCCTTTGGGCGTCAGATCACTGTAAAAACTAATTGTGCACAAGAGAAGCCCTGTTTTGAATCGGAACCACACGTAGCCCCTTCTGGGTTTTGCTAAATGAAAACCGAAGTTGTGTcttaaaagcagggctcatttcgagggggaacgcacaggaatgcatttctggcagttccccaaagaggtcacatgacaggtggccccgctcacctgactcttggccattttgggaccattttggcctggattggggccgaaacggcctggatcgggcctctgatgggtggtggatcactctcccgctcatcagcggcctggtCCTGACCAtgtggggccccttttcagccattttcagccccttcttgCCATTGGGCCCAATtgcggccctgaatggccaggattgggtccaaaacagccaggttaggtgatatcagggggtgtggcatatgcaagtcaGTTACGCCAATGACACACTAATTATCTAATTAattagcatatgctaatgagttatgctaatgagttcctccagctctttttctacgaaatgacccctgcttaaaaGGAAAACATCTTCCTGCCACCCCACCCTAGCTTTAAAGCATCCGTATCAGCAGGGGAAAGCTGGTTTCATTTAGCATCTCCAAGGGAAGTTGGACTGGCCCCATTTGATGCCGTTCTATCTGACCTGTGGCTGCACGTGCTCTGTACACACAGAGGTCCTGTGGCCCTCGTCACTCCTATCTGTGTCCTAAAAATCAACATAGTTTTAGCAAGtttattttaaactttaaaaaaatcttgaaattgacatttaactatatatatatatatgacctatatatatgtatttgatctattttgttatttatattatgtgtgtgtgtaatacatattatatgtataataataaagagtccagtagcacctttaagactaaccaactttattgtagcataagctttcaagagccatagATCTCTTAGCCAtgtgcgtctgacgaagagagctgtggctctcaaaagctaatgctacaataaaattggttagtcttaaaggtgctactaggctctttactattttgctactacagactaacacggctaactcctctggattatatGTGTATATtgtgtttgatttatatattaatatatataatataaagagCTCCAGGGCACagtgtggtaagctgcagtactgcaacccaagctctgctcacaagctgagttcgatcccggcggaagctgggttcaggtagccggctcagggttgactcagccttccatccttccgaggtcggtaaaatgagtacccagtttccttggggtaatgcgtagatgactggggaaggcaatggcaaaccaccccgtaacaaaaagtctgccaagaaaatgtgatggacacacacacacacacccatgggtcagtaatgattcggtgcttgcacaggggactacctttacccttttttATATGATATATAATAGATCATATACATataatatgtattttatatatataatatacacacacacacaccagtttctCAAACTACTTGAGACGGATTCTGATTTGTTAAAGCAAGCTGCAGTTTACAGCAGTTCTAAATGTTGACTTCACTGTAAGCTGCAGGGGTGGGAGGAGCTTTTGCATCATTTTGAGAAGTCTTTCTGTCGCCGATTCTGACAAGCACCTGTCTTTCTTTCTAGGTCTCCCCAAGTCTGACCCAGGGCACTGGTGGGCCAGCTTCTTCTTCGGAAAGGCAACCCATCCGGTCATGACAACCGTGTCGGAATCCCCAGAGAAGTAAGTAACAAGTGTTTTTGTTGCCAGAGGGACAGTCAGCAGCAATTTAATTTATAATTTCATttcttttataccctgcctttctcagagtggcttacatcgtacacctctcttccattttatctctacaacaaccttatgaggtagtttaggctgagagtgaatgaCTTCCCAAATTCACCCAagaagcttccgtggcagagtggggattcgaacctgggtctcctgtatcccagtccaacactctaaccacactgCAAATAAAGAAACAGTTCCAATTTCACTGCATTATTTTGCTTCATTAAAAATCCTTGCTTTTAGATGGAAATGTTCCATCATATTTTGCACTCTGTTCACTGACTGATGAATATTCTTTTGCATACCTGAAATCCGCCCAGCCCAACTGCATTATTCTCTTTTACCAGGGATCTTTATTCAATTTTTCAGTTGTACTTTGGTCATTTGCTTGCTGGTTGACTGAGTAGCTCTTATCatacttgtaatccaccttgagtcccagggagaaaggtggattataaatgaatcTTATAATAATAATCTCCCTCTTCCCagattggggaaggggggaagaggataattgtttttcttcctccctTTGAGGTGACTTAACTCTGGCTCAagaaagggcaaaaagagggtgggtgggggatttAACCCAAATTAAATTGAACTAAGAACCAAAAATATTAAAGAAATCCCAATCATGGGGCCAAATATTAAAATCACTACATGCAAagcataaatatatatcaatatacaacaaaatacatgtatttattacagaATAATATTTAAaaccatttcaggcccaaatgtAGCCTTCAGTACAGATAAAATCTTACAAGCAACtcatttgggcctgaaatggctttTAATATTATTCTGTAAAAAATGTGTGTATTTTGTTGTATATTGATATGTATTTACGCTTTGCTTTTAGTTGCTTTAATA of the Eublepharis macularius isolate TG4126 chromosome 5, MPM_Emac_v1.0, whole genome shotgun sequence genome contains:
- the PPDPF gene encoding pancreatic progenitor cell differentiation and proliferation factor, which produces MAAIPSSGSLVATHDYYRRRLGSTSSNSSCGSAEYSGEVIPHHPGLPKSDPGHWWASFFFGKATHPVMTTVSESPENSGTFQVANGVITCGLAQEVMRKRHASEPSKPNTGSSA